In Prionailurus viverrinus isolate Anna chromosome C2, UM_Priviv_1.0, whole genome shotgun sequence, one DNA window encodes the following:
- the BTLA gene encoding B- and T-lymphocyte attenuator isoform X2, which produces MKRSPGMLGIEKMSWVLFLIPHLGIWSINGQRSCNEQLYVKRYSTYTVSAGYPFNLECPVKYCTKRPIVTWCKLKGKNCLPLAYKLLGYTTWKEGENISVFSLHFNHVLASDSGSYRCSANFTSGVIESHSVTINVTEQTQNNSEYPLINTTGASGPPSQEVTADKRWMLYSLLPLGALPLLITCLCLFFCLRRHQEKKEPSDTSGREINLVDIPQPFRSEETEVGTGQNPQTLLSETGTYDNDPWFRVQEESEVYSNPCLEENKQGIVYASLNHSVIGINPRQSRNVKETPTEYAAICVRS; this is translated from the exons GGCAAAGATCATGTAATGAACAACTGTATGTAAAGAGATATTCCACATACACTGTGTCAGCAGGGTATCCATTTAATCTGGAGTGCCCTGTGAAATACTGTACTAAGAGGCCTATTGTGACCTGGTGCAAGCTCAAAGGAAAAAACTGTTTACCTCTTGCATATAAACTTCTGGGATACACAACTTGGAAAGAAGGGGAGAATATTTCAGTTTTTAGTCTTCATTTTAATCACGTGCTGGCTAGTGATTCTGGTTCATACCGCTGTTCTGCGAATTTTACATCTGGAGTTATTGAAAGCCATTCAGTAACCATTAATGTGACAG AACAGACTCAAAATAATTCAGAATACCCTCTAATAA ATACAACTGGTGCCTCAGGACCACCCTCTCAGGAAGTGACGGCGGACAAACGATGGATGCTTTATAGTTTGCTTCCTTTGGGGGCATTGCCTCTGCTCATTACCTGTTTGTGCCTGTTCTTCTGCCTTAGAAGGCACCAAG AAAAAAAGGAGCCTTCTGACACATCAGGAAGGGAAATTAACCTG GTTGATATTCCCCAGCCCTTTCggagtgaggaaactgaagtggGAACCGGGCAAAATCCCCAAACACTGCTATCAGAAACTGGTACTTATGATAATGACCCCTGGTTCAGGGTCCAGGAAGAGTCTGAAGTTTATTCTAACCCATGTCTGGAGGAAAACAAGCAGGGCATTGTTTACGCTTCTTTGAACCATTCTGTCATTGGAATAAACCCAAGACAATCAAGGAATGTGAAAGAAACACCTACAGAATATGCGGCCATATGTGTGAGGAGTTAA
- the BTLA gene encoding B- and T-lymphocyte attenuator isoform X3: MKRSPGMLGIEKMSWVLFLIPHLGIWSINGQRSCNEQLYVKRYSTYTVSAGYPFNLECPVKYCTKRPIVTWCKLKGKNCLPLAYKLLGYTTWKEGENISVFSLHFNHVLASDSGSYRCSANFTSGVIESHSVTINVTDTTGASGPPSQEVTADKRWMLYSLLPLGALPLLITCLCLFFCLRRHQAEKKEPSDTSGREINLVDIPQPFRSEETEVGTGQNPQTLLSETGTYDNDPWFRVQEESEVYSNPCLEENKQGIVYASLNHSVIGINPRQSRNVKETPTEYAAICVRS; this comes from the exons GGCAAAGATCATGTAATGAACAACTGTATGTAAAGAGATATTCCACATACACTGTGTCAGCAGGGTATCCATTTAATCTGGAGTGCCCTGTGAAATACTGTACTAAGAGGCCTATTGTGACCTGGTGCAAGCTCAAAGGAAAAAACTGTTTACCTCTTGCATATAAACTTCTGGGATACACAACTTGGAAAGAAGGGGAGAATATTTCAGTTTTTAGTCTTCATTTTAATCACGTGCTGGCTAGTGATTCTGGTTCATACCGCTGTTCTGCGAATTTTACATCTGGAGTTATTGAAAGCCATTCAGTAACCATTAATGTGACAG ATACAACTGGTGCCTCAGGACCACCCTCTCAGGAAGTGACGGCGGACAAACGATGGATGCTTTATAGTTTGCTTCCTTTGGGGGCATTGCCTCTGCTCATTACCTGTTTGTGCCTGTTCTTCTGCCTTAGAAGGCACCAAG CAGAAAAAAAGGAGCCTTCTGACACATCAGGAAGGGAAATTAACCTG GTTGATATTCCCCAGCCCTTTCggagtgaggaaactgaagtggGAACCGGGCAAAATCCCCAAACACTGCTATCAGAAACTGGTACTTATGATAATGACCCCTGGTTCAGGGTCCAGGAAGAGTCTGAAGTTTATTCTAACCCATGTCTGGAGGAAAACAAGCAGGGCATTGTTTACGCTTCTTTGAACCATTCTGTCATTGGAATAAACCCAAGACAATCAAGGAATGTGAAAGAAACACCTACAGAATATGCGGCCATATGTGTGAGGAGTTAA
- the BTLA gene encoding B- and T-lymphocyte attenuator isoform X1 yields the protein MKRSPGMLGIEKMSWVLFLIPHLGIWSINGQRSCNEQLYVKRYSTYTVSAGYPFNLECPVKYCTKRPIVTWCKLKGKNCLPLAYKLLGYTTWKEGENISVFSLHFNHVLASDSGSYRCSANFTSGVIESHSVTINVTEQTQNNSEYPLINTTGASGPPSQEVTADKRWMLYSLLPLGALPLLITCLCLFFCLRRHQAEKKEPSDTSGREINLVDIPQPFRSEETEVGTGQNPQTLLSETGTYDNDPWFRVQEESEVYSNPCLEENKQGIVYASLNHSVIGINPRQSRNVKETPTEYAAICVRS from the exons GGCAAAGATCATGTAATGAACAACTGTATGTAAAGAGATATTCCACATACACTGTGTCAGCAGGGTATCCATTTAATCTGGAGTGCCCTGTGAAATACTGTACTAAGAGGCCTATTGTGACCTGGTGCAAGCTCAAAGGAAAAAACTGTTTACCTCTTGCATATAAACTTCTGGGATACACAACTTGGAAAGAAGGGGAGAATATTTCAGTTTTTAGTCTTCATTTTAATCACGTGCTGGCTAGTGATTCTGGTTCATACCGCTGTTCTGCGAATTTTACATCTGGAGTTATTGAAAGCCATTCAGTAACCATTAATGTGACAG AACAGACTCAAAATAATTCAGAATACCCTCTAATAA ATACAACTGGTGCCTCAGGACCACCCTCTCAGGAAGTGACGGCGGACAAACGATGGATGCTTTATAGTTTGCTTCCTTTGGGGGCATTGCCTCTGCTCATTACCTGTTTGTGCCTGTTCTTCTGCCTTAGAAGGCACCAAG CAGAAAAAAAGGAGCCTTCTGACACATCAGGAAGGGAAATTAACCTG GTTGATATTCCCCAGCCCTTTCggagtgaggaaactgaagtggGAACCGGGCAAAATCCCCAAACACTGCTATCAGAAACTGGTACTTATGATAATGACCCCTGGTTCAGGGTCCAGGAAGAGTCTGAAGTTTATTCTAACCCATGTCTGGAGGAAAACAAGCAGGGCATTGTTTACGCTTCTTTGAACCATTCTGTCATTGGAATAAACCCAAGACAATCAAGGAATGTGAAAGAAACACCTACAGAATATGCGGCCATATGTGTGAGGAGTTAA